taagcgttttggtgtccgcctccagagcagtaATTACTTGCAAATAGTTGGGTGTCCTGATCGTTGGATCCTCCTGATGTTTAAGTCTGAACTTTTCTATATAGAAAGGGGTTGTAACAACGTGGCAGtccatttttattgttttttcaatTTCTAAATATTCATACACGGCCCAAAATGCAGGTAAATTGATTTGTCACAAATACTTGCAGTCTTATTATTTAACATATTAACATATGAATGCATTGTCAGGTATCTTAATATTACTTACAGTAAAAGCTGCTGCTCTGTGATTGATCCAATGCATAATCTACAGCACAGAGGTTAAGACGTTGTTTGTGTACGCCCTCTAGTGGCTCTTTACAGTTTTCTTTCATGAAACTAAAACATTATGCTGTTTATACTAATTATAAACGACTAGCATGGGGAATCATTTTAACTAACAGTTCAATTAAATGGGTTGTCAAGGCAAAATTAACTTAAGATCATGAAACCCACTTTACTCACAGTTTTAatgttctaatatactttatttgccTGCTGTGTCTGTATCTCTAGATCGAAAACGCAGTTCACCTGACCCATCCActgccccacacagcccccagttCTGGTGCATGTGAATGCAGCGCTGGACGCTTTGTTATGAGCACATGTCCAGGACTAGGGGCTGGATTTCATCACCACCTACTTACTTCAGTTAGGTAATGACGTGCTCAGAGTCTCTCCCTGGACTAAGAGAGAACAGCTTAGCGATGGGCACGGCCACATTGCAGATAAAGTACATTACCTGAAAAtgaaggataggtcattagtatctgatcaatggggtccgacacccaggatcccTACTGCCCTCGCAAGTAGCCTTCTCTCAGTTCACCGAGCAGGGCACCAGACATTCACTTCAATTatgctgagctgcacctaggccacgtgaccgatgtacATGATGTGacatggcctaggctaagctgcaagaaggctgagGCGCTACTGTGAGTGctggtgctttctcaaacagctgattgtggaggcctgggtgtcagacccccactgatcaaatactgataacctatccagaggatagatcatcaatataaatgttttggaaaacccctttaaatgcaattTAGCTGAGACTGACAAAGTGCTaatggtgcttggtcaatgatcacacaaccaagttggtgcaccctttattttaAGTTCTGCAGCAAAGTATATTTTGAGGCAGGGTCATACTGGGAGGTATAATTCTTTGCAGTGATATAGGCTAAGAATCTGGCATGGCAACTGTCATACATATGCTAGATACCCTCCTGAggtatgtcattccaagctctttcaacttggaccCAAGGTGTTTGTCTGCTCAATACGAGAGATCCATCGACCCATCCAATTCCAGACATTGTTAATGGGGGAGAGATCTAGTGATCAAGCTGGACAGGGGAACTGCTGGATACCCTGAAGAGCACATTGTGTAGTGCAGGCAGTGTGTGGATGAGGGTTATCATGTTGAAACACAACGTCTCTTGTCAAAAAGGCTGTAGGACTGGTTCCACAATGTCATGGACATACTCAAGGCTAGTCAATGTTCCCTCTATGAATACCATCTGGGAATGACCATGGTAGATAATGGtgccccacaccatgacacttggAGTTTATCTTGGTGTGTGTCTCTGGTGCTCTCCAGCCCCCCTGTGAACTCTAATGCAGCCATCAATGGCAAACAATAGTGTTCAGTCACGAAAGGAGGTTCTGCCTTGGTTCTAAAGATGGCTGCATTAGAGTTTGCAGGATAGTTCTCTTTTTTGTACTTGCATTTCCTGACATTATACAGTAGAGTAATGTCCATGGGTTGTGCCTACTATTTCAGcttagccccattgacttgagtcACTGAGGATAAATGCCAGTCCCAGGGCAAGAATGCCACTACTTCTAGAAAATAAAGCAGATCTATTTCTCATACAAGTTGGAGCTTCACCAAACCATTACAAAATTCATTACCGGAGGGTTTACCCATCCCCTTCAGCTTCATTACCAGGCCTGATTTGATAGATTTTCTtcattttgcatcaccatattaagAGAGccataaggctagtttcatactagcGCTAAACCATTTCGGCAGGCTGTTCAAATCAACAACAATGAACTCTGGCACGCTGTTCCTCAACTAGATGATTTTTGAGACTGTTTAGTGCTAGTGTGAAGCTAACCTAATTTTATTATTTGGCCAAAAGTGTAGCAGCTATACGTTGCTTATATATTGTTTTGTTTGCAGCTTGAGTTGCACTTTTAAATGGTACAATTTTGGGTTACATATAGCTTTTATTCACTTGGGGAatggaaaaaacagcaatttcaTCATTATTTTTTGTGGCATAACTTTATTATGCAAGTAACTACAATTTCAGTAATAcattatatatgtgtatttttttacctctttagaatataaaaatattttttatttttaggtcttACTAGGCGATCTATTGATGAATTATATAATGATTTTGCTATGCTcagtattagggatcgaccgattatcggttttaccgatattatcggccgatattgaggattttgactgttatcggtatcggcatttattttgccgatattccgataacgtattgggaacacagatcgcgctgctgacagcgctctccgtgttccctctgcAGCATAGGGGAGAAgggagcagtgtctccctcccccctgtgctgctgctgccgctgccaccaatgggaggacaggggacaagaggagctatggccactgcgccaccaatgaagataagtctctcattaattcatatacaggtcaggaggcgggagctggctgcagaatgacatagccggctcccgacctctatgagcaatagctgcgatctacggtagttaacccctcaggtgccgcggatcgcagctaattCTCATGGAGGTCGGGaaccggctatgtgattctgcagccagctcccgcctcctgtatatgaatgaatgagagatttctcttcattggtggggcagtgcgcccccccgccccccagtattaatcattggtggcgcagtgcgcccgcggttccccacccccaccccagtattaacaacattggtggcgcagtgcgcccccccccccccccagtattaatcattggtggcagtggccacaggatcccctctcccctgctcctccgatcggagccccagcagtgtaagcctggggctctgatcggttaccatggcagccaagacgctactgaagccctggctgccatagtaagctccatgctgctgtgtgcacagagcagcagggacagcgtgagctcctattcaccctgatagagctctatcagggtaaataggacaagggttctagtccctaagggggctaaaagttagtaaaataaaataaaaaaacacaccaaaatattaagtataaatgaaaaagaaagatttacaaaaaaaaatataatacacattagcaataaacattcattttcagcaggaattttattttatttttttcaaaaatgaaaattcacataatatcggtataaattatcggctatcggcctaaaagttcgcaaattatcggtatcggaccTAAaaaatcggtcgatccctattcaGTATACCAAGTCATTGCTGCCTGTCAATAATATAGCTGTGGTTGGCGTAAAGGCTTATTTTAGGCCTCTGGCTGCCATTGCAACCCATGATCGCAATACAGCGTGCCAATGGGGTAACAGATGAGGGACCCTCCCTTTGTCTAACTACATAGATGCCACAGTCAGCACTAACCATCAAATCTAGGAGGCTTCTGTTTTCCCATGCACCTAGAAATTCCAAGTAACAGCATACTTATTTGACCATCATTAGCAATGATTCAAGATACCCCTATTAACAATTTCAATACCCTTTTTTTCGGGCAATGAACTTTTCATACTGAAAAATGTAACAATGAAGGCCCATAGATTTCAGGAGCCCCTTCTCATAAACACACATGTAAGTCTATTTAACACGCACTATGGCTCTTCATAAAGTAGTCCGTCACTGCTTTGCTATCAACCACACCTCATTGTGTCGATTTAGAAGCTTAAACGGGCTGTCATAGCCAGCAGTGTAGAAATTGTTCTCATCAAACGCCTTTCCATCTCGTTTTAGACATTCTGATAGCTTCAACATTTGTTCTTGGTTTTTTGCTCCATTCGTAAACCCTCCAAAAGATCTATAAGGAAAAAAAGGCATGCACATATATTATGCTGCATTTGGTGCTATGCTAGGATTCTAAGCATGGAGAAGGAACAACGTACCTATCCCTTTCATCTTCAGTAATCACAATATAGCACAATACATATGGAATAATGCTACTCATAATGATATTATACTGTAAATTGTAAGAATATGAGAAGCTATTGATGCAATTTTGTTCTGTGATCATGTTCAGTGGTCACAGTTCTTTCTAATGTAAGTTCAAGCAGAAGGTTAACTATTCCTTAAAATAAATGCATCCATAGAGATTCCTTTTGAGTATGAAAGAGGAGCTTCATTTGAATGTGATTTGACTGAACACAAACTATGAAAATGATTTTCTTTGCAGCAGAACAAGCCATCAATAGGACACGAATAGAAGCTCAGTGCAGCACCCATCTCAGCAATGTCCTCTAGCTCAGTCATTTCAATGTAATGGAGATGAAATGCTATACCCGAAACAGCCACGTTGTTATGGCGGCAAGGTGGGCACAGCCGCTTCCTTGTTCACCCACTCCATGATTTCACACCTCCGGTGGTCTGGCCCTGCTGTAGTCCCACTCTCACTGCCTGGCTGGCCTGGCTGCTGGAGTAACACTGTTCTTTCTCCTTGCAAGCTGAGGCCTCTCATTGCACGTAGAATGTGCTCTCTCTGGCTCTTAGTAAAAATGCACCATTAGGATGTTTGCCTATACCGTGTACCAACTGActtctggatttgacccttgactGCCTCATTTGATCTCTACCTGATCTTTGTACTGACTAGACCTGAACACCCTGACCTCAGACCTGACGCAACACTGGGAGCGTCAGGTCCTGCAGCTTCCAGTAAGTAGTGAGTGTCCCCACGCATGCAAGTAGATGAAGGTGAACTCCTGTCTAAACGAAGGTTAATAACAGTCTTATTTTTTGACAGCTGCTATTGACTGTCcggtaaaacaaaacaaaaactgcaACGTGAAGAGTACCATAGACTTTGAGTGGTTCTGAAAAAATGGCCATACTTAAATGTCACAAGACCATTTTTCACATTCATGTGAAAGTAATCTTATAGTTTATGGGCGCTGTATTGGTACAAGTGTCGATTTTCTCAAATAAAATTAACATTACAAAAATTTAAAACTACTAATTGATGAGTTACTAATCCAATAAGACTATGCCACAAGTAAATCTCCATTGTATTATAATACAggacaaaaaaacactttttaccgGACATAAACTGTTGTTTCAGGTCTTTCTGTAACAAATACATTGCTCTCAGAAGGTGTGGGTGGATCATCCTGGTTCTCTGGAGGAATGTAAAATGAAATGGTAATGGTGGATTCACAGGTTGGGCCCGCGCCAGGTTCTACATAGGTGGTCACTGGAGCTGTCATCTCAACTTTtacttctgcaaaaaacaaggtgCGCAAAGACAG
The genomic region above belongs to Bufo gargarizans isolate SCDJY-AF-19 chromosome 4, ASM1485885v1, whole genome shotgun sequence and contains:
- the HEBP2 gene encoding heme-binding protein 2, whose protein sequence is MLKTVKQVLFSSGIQMANWTAIETTSTDYEIRQYEPAKWVNTKVTSVKDWDSAISTGFMRLFNYIQGNNEKKVKVEMTAPVTTYVEPGAGPTCESTITISFYIPPENQDDPPTPSESNVFVTERPETTVYVRSFGGFTNGAKNQEQMLKLSECLKRDGKAFDENNFYTAGYDSPFKLLNRHNEVWLIAKQ